One window of Xylocopa sonorina isolate GNS202 chromosome 9, iyXylSono1_principal, whole genome shotgun sequence genomic DNA carries:
- the Rab3 gene encoding RAS oncogene family member Rab3 isoform X2: MGIARTRMAGQDPKFQKEAADQNFDYMFKLLIIGNSSVGKTSFLFRYADDSFTSAFVSTVGIDFKVKTVFRHDKRVKLQIWDTAGQERYRTITTAYYRGAMGFILMYDITNEESFNSVQDWVTQIKTYSCDNAQVILVGNKCDMEDERVITTERGKQLADQLGVQFYETSAKENINIKTVFEQLVDIICDKMSESLDNDPTLIAGGMGQAKGQRLTDQPANPTDDNCNC; encoded by the exons ATGGGGATAGCTAGGACCAGG ATGGCGGGCCAGGATCCGAAATTTCAAAAGGAGGCCGCGGACCAAAACTTCGACTACATGTTCAAGTTGCTGATCATCGGCAACTCGTCTGTAGGTAAAACGTCCTTCCTGTTCCGTTACGCGGACGATTCCTTCACCTCGGCCTTCGTATCCACCGTGGGCATCGATTTTAAGGTGAAAACGGTCTTCAGACACGACAAAAGGGTCAAGCTACAGATCTGG GACACTGCAGGCCAGGAACGATACAGAACGATAACAACGGCCTATTACAGAGGCGCGATGGGCTTCATTCTAATGTACGATATCACGAACGAGGAGTCGTTCAATTCGGTACAAGACTGGGTCACGCAGATCAAGACTTACTCCTGCGACAATGCCCAGGTGATCCTCGTTGGCAACAAGTGCGACATGGAGGACGAGAGGGTGATCACCACCGAGAGGGGCAAGCAACTGGCGGACCAATTGGGTGTCCAGTTCTACGAGACATCGGCCAAAGAGAACATTAACATTAAG ACAGTGTTCGAGCAGCTAGTGGACATCATATGCGACAAAATGAGCGAGTCCCTGGACAACGATCCGACCCTGATCGCCGGTGGAATGGGCCAGGCGAAGGGTCAACGACTCACCGACCAGCCGGCCAACCCAACGGACGACAATTGTAATTGCTAA
- the Rab3 gene encoding RAS oncogene family member Rab3 isoform X1: MSEKNRMIRVQNSNRPPVKDSVLELRPRMSRLMSIVEITRHNRLPMAGQDPKFQKEAADQNFDYMFKLLIIGNSSVGKTSFLFRYADDSFTSAFVSTVGIDFKVKTVFRHDKRVKLQIWDTAGQERYRTITTAYYRGAMGFILMYDITNEESFNSVQDWVTQIKTYSCDNAQVILVGNKCDMEDERVITTERGKQLADQLGVQFYETSAKENINIKTVFEQLVDIICDKMSESLDNDPTLIAGGMGQAKGQRLTDQPANPTDDNCNC, translated from the exons ATGTCCGAGAAGAATAGGATGATTCGAGTACAGAACTCGAACAGGCCACCTGTGAAGGATTCGGTGCTGGAATTGAGGCCAAGGATGTCCAGGCTGATGTCCATAGTTGAGATTACCCGCCACAACAGACTTCCG ATGGCGGGCCAGGATCCGAAATTTCAAAAGGAGGCCGCGGACCAAAACTTCGACTACATGTTCAAGTTGCTGATCATCGGCAACTCGTCTGTAGGTAAAACGTCCTTCCTGTTCCGTTACGCGGACGATTCCTTCACCTCGGCCTTCGTATCCACCGTGGGCATCGATTTTAAGGTGAAAACGGTCTTCAGACACGACAAAAGGGTCAAGCTACAGATCTGG GACACTGCAGGCCAGGAACGATACAGAACGATAACAACGGCCTATTACAGAGGCGCGATGGGCTTCATTCTAATGTACGATATCACGAACGAGGAGTCGTTCAATTCGGTACAAGACTGGGTCACGCAGATCAAGACTTACTCCTGCGACAATGCCCAGGTGATCCTCGTTGGCAACAAGTGCGACATGGAGGACGAGAGGGTGATCACCACCGAGAGGGGCAAGCAACTGGCGGACCAATTGGGTGTCCAGTTCTACGAGACATCGGCCAAAGAGAACATTAACATTAAG ACAGTGTTCGAGCAGCTAGTGGACATCATATGCGACAAAATGAGCGAGTCCCTGGACAACGATCCGACCCTGATCGCCGGTGGAATGGGCCAGGCGAAGGGTCAACGACTCACCGACCAGCCGGCCAACCCAACGGACGACAATTGTAATTGCTAA
- the LOC143426767 gene encoding facilitated trehalose transporter Tret1 yields the protein MITFGSTLGFSTILIPELQKENAEIPVTMEELTWISSLNLFLVPIGCFASGPLSQLIGRKRTMMLTTIPFTLAWVIFYYSWTAEMLFLALAMTGLTGGLLEAPVMTYVAEVTQPHLRGMLSATSSMSVILGIFTQMLSGKLATWRTVTIVNLIYPLACFLALCTVPESPYWLLARGRQRDAEKSLCWLRGWVSPAQVKPEFQTICQEVQKPVESKEKVWKSFGKKTFYAPFLLVTWAFFISAFGGTTSLQTFAVVIFMRLKAPIEEYTAAVILGLAELLGTVICVFAIHFTGKRVLTFVSIGGTGFCFGLAAVYGYLSDRQMVNPENVTWLPTTLMIGAAFLSHVGIRLLPWVLAGEVFPANVRSSATGAAGSMGYIFNSIANKVFLYMVNGMTLPGTFLFYAVINFIGGALLYFILPETEGRSLKEIQEHFAGVQNLKTRPKTEDLPFKEKWAATNPAVIYDDTESKL from the exons ATGATCACGTTTGGCTCCACGCTGGGCTTCTCCACGATTCTGATCCCCGAATTGCAGAAGGAGAACGCAGAgatcccagtcaccatggaggagtTGACGTGGATCA GTAGCTTGAACCTGTTCCTGGTACCTATTGGTTGCTTCGCCAGTGGGCCACTATCGCAGCTGATAGGAAGGAAGAGGACCATGATGTTGACCACCATCCCATTTACACTAGCATGGGTCATATTTTACTATTCCTGGACAGCTGAGATGTTGTTTCTAGCGTTAGCCATGACAGGCTTAACTGGTGGCCTTTTAGAGGCGCCTGTGATGACCTACGTGGCGGAAGTGACGCAGCCTCATCTTCGTGGGATGCTGTCAGCGACCTCTAGCATGTCCGTCATCCTGGGCATTTTCACGCAGATGCTGAGCGGAAAACTAGCCACTTGGAGGACCGTGACCATCGTCAACCTGATCTATCCACTCGCGTGTTTCCTTGCTCTCTGCACGGTGCCCGAGAGCCCCTATTGGCTTCTGG CAAGAGGTCGCCAGAGAGACGCAGAGAAGTCTCTCTGCTGGCTTCGAGGCTGGGTCAGTCCAGCTCAGGTGAAGCCAGAGTTCCAGACCATCTGCCAAGAAGTCCAGAAACCCGTTGAATCGAAGGAGAAAGTTTGGAAATCCTTTGGCAAGAAGACCTTCTACGCACCCTTCCTTCTGGTCACTTGGGCCTTCTTCATCAGCGCGTTCGGTGGCACCACGAGCCTCCAGACTTTCGCAGTGGTCATCTTCATGAGGCTGAAGGCACCCATCGAGGAGTACACAGCCGCAGTTATCCTTGGACTGGCGGAGCTGTTGGGCACAGTGATCTGTGTGTTTGCCATTCACTTCACTGGCAAGCGAGTGTTGACTTTCGTCTCCATTGGTGGCACTGGTTTCTGTTTTGGCTTGGCAGCCGTCTACGGCTACTTAAGCGACAGACAAATGGTGAATCCTGAAAACGTTACCTGGCTACCAACCACGCTGATGATTGGAGCTGCCTTCCTGTCTCACGTTGGGATCAGACTGCTACCATGGGTCCTGGCTGGTGAGGTCTTCCCTGCGAAT GTTAGAAGCAGCGCAACTGGTGCAGCAGGTTCCATGGGGTACATTTTCAACTCCATCGCCAATAAAGTGTTCCTTTACATGGTCAATGGGATGACTCTACCCGGGACATTCCTCTTTTACGCCGTAATCAATTTCATTGGCGGCGCTCTGCTCTATTTTATCCTTCCAGAGACCGAAGGGCGGTCCTTGAAGGAGATTCAGGAACACTTCGCTGGTGTCCAAAACTTAAAGACCAGGCCCAAAACGGAGGACCTTCCGTTTAAGGAGAAATGGGCAGCCACCAACCCAGCTGTGATTTACGACGACACTGAGAGTAAGCTTTGA